A single genomic interval of Zingiber officinale cultivar Zhangliang chromosome 4A, Zo_v1.1, whole genome shotgun sequence harbors:
- the LOC121973105 gene encoding UDP-glycosyltransferase 83A1-like: MGLPHVLAVPYPAQGHVIPLMELCHCLVDHGFKVTFINTEFNHKRVLTALSAGSTMKQITLVTVPDGLGPEEDRNDLARLTEAFMNVMPRCLEELIEKSRETEDPMTCMLVDYSMGWALEVGRKKSLQSAAFWPAAAQMLATLLSVPELVSRGVIDGDGSPISEHETFQLGPGMPFINASHFIWNLIGGGRTKEIIFNCILNSNRVIDVAEFIICNSFKEIEEPTFCYNPKILPIGPLLTGLRPSRAVGYFWPEDAACLSWLDEQQQGSVVYVAFGSFTIFDRLQFQEFALGLEATGRPFLWVVRPDLTSDSADAYPDGFKERVGDRGKIVAWAPQQKVLAHPSVACFVSHCGWNSTMEGVRNGKLFLCWPYFADQFLNQSYICDDWKVGLRLTPDESGIVKREQIKSKVEELLPNEEMTARASTLKETAQRNIKEGGASFENLKTFIDAIKAQHSNLKNKLSV, encoded by the exons ATGGGTTTGCCACATGTTCTCGCTGTGCCTTACCCTGCTCAAGGCCATGTCATTCCCCTCATGGAGCTCTGCCACTGCTTGGTAGATCACGGCTTCAAGGTCACCTTCATCAATACCGAATTCAACCACAAGCGCGTCCTCACCGCGTTGTCTGCGGGGAGCACCATGAAGCAGATCACTCTGGTCACAGTCCCCGACGGATTAGGGCCGGAGGAAGACCGGAACGATCTCGCGAGGCTCACGGAAGCATTCATGAACGTGATGCCGCGGTGCTTGGAGGAACTAATCGAGAAGAGCAGAGAAACAGAGGATCCGATGACTTGCATGTTGGTGGACTATAGCATGGGATGGGCGCTCGAGGTTGGCCGGAAGAAGAGTCTCCAGTCAGCCGCTTTCTGGCCGGCGGCGGCCCAGATGCTGGCCACTTTGCTGAGCGTTCCGGAGTTGGTTTCGAGAGGCGTCATCGATGGCGATG GCTCGCCAATCTCAGAACATGAGACGTTCCAGCTCGGCCCCGGCATGCCATTCATCAACGCTTCCCACTTTATATGGAACCTAATTGGAGGTGGCAGAACCAAAGAAATAATCTTTAACTGTATCCTCAACAGCAACAGGGTCATCGACGTCGCGGAGTTCATCATCTGCAACTCCTTCAAAGAGATCGAAGAGCCAACCTTCTGCTACAATCCAAAGATTCTTCCCATCGGGCCGCTGCTTACTGGCCTGCGGCCGAGCCGCGCAGTGGGGTACTTCTGGCCGGAGGACGCGGCCTGTTTGTCGTGGCTCGACGAGCAGCAGCAGGGTTCCGTCGTCTACGTGGCTTTCGGGAGCTTCACCATCTTCGACCGCCTCCAGTTCCAGGAGTTCGCGCTTGGGCTGGAGGCGACTGGCCGACCCTTCTTGTGGGTGGTCCGGCCCGACCTCACCAGCGACTCTGCCGATGCTTATCCGGATGGATTCAAAGAGCGTGTCGGAGACAGAGGGAAGATTGTGGCTTGGGCACCTCAACAGAAGGTGCTGGCTCACCCTTCTGTCGCTTGCTTCGTGTCGCACTGCGGTTGGAACTCCACCATGGAAGGCGTCAGGAACGGGAAGCTCTTCCTCTGTTGGCCATATTTTGCGGACCAATTCCTGAACCAGAGCTACATTTGTGACGATTGGAAGGTGGGTCTGCGCTTGACGCCTGACGAGAGTGGGATCGTTAAGCGGGAACAGATCAAATCCAAGGTAGAAGAGTTGCTTCCAAACGAGGAAATGACAGCAAGAGCATCGACGTTGAAGGAGACCGCTCAAAGGAACATTAAAGAAGGAGGCGCTTCGTTCGAGAATCTGAAAACCTTTATCGATGCTATCAAGGCTCAGCACAGTAATTTGAAGAACAAATTAAGTGTTTGA